One Denticeps clupeoides chromosome 3, fDenClu1.1, whole genome shotgun sequence DNA window includes the following coding sequences:
- the hwa gene encoding protein huluwa isoform X2 — translation MSEMDAPLPGLTLLVLLLVPCLLLVLLLNCLLLGLKLLRLARGHKRESGGPEGHAGSRFSEGPSFACRSGKRIYVSASEPMLAPPVTSSLTSSAERAAACRRSVRPDGATCGGSGSLRVPSTFLAAVSTAGSHSIKPREWRRGAPVSDSDTDGGHAVPPNSPEVHAVDAGGRARLRRSSTLERLRSHFEMVSADRLHVECEVASSIPPEMTCLVASASSFVEGPGLDSDFGASAGEWRDALHFSASHVNAPASLCRL, via the exons ATGTCGGAAATGGACGCGCCGCTGCCGGGCCTGACGCTGCTCGTCCTGCTCCTGGTTCCGTGCCTGCTGCTCGTCCTGCTGCTCAACTGCCTGCTGCTCGGACTCAAGCTGCTCCGCTTAGCGCGGGGCCACAAGCGGGAGTCCGGGGGCCCCGAGGGCCACGCCGGCTCCCGCTTCTCCGAGGGGCCGTCGTTCGCGTGCCGGAGCGGGAAGCGGATCTACGTGTCGGCGTCGGAGCCGATGCTGGCGCCGCCCGTCACGTCGTCGCTCACGTCGTCGGCGGAGCGCGCCGCCGCCTGTCGCCGCTCCGTCCGGCCGGACGGGGCCACGTGCGGCGGCTCCGGCTCGCTGCGGGTGCCGAGCACCTTCCTGGCCGCCGTGTCCACCGCGGGGTCGCACTCCATCAAGCCCAGGGAGTGGCGGAGGGGCGCGCCCGTCAGCGACTCGGACACCGACGGCGGCCACGCGGTGCCGCCCAACTCGCCGGAGGTGCACGCCGTGGACGCCGGG GGTCGGGCGCGCCTCCGCCGGAGCAGCACGCTGGAGCGGCTGCGGAGCCACTTCGAGATGGTCTCCGCCGACCGGCTGCACGTGGAGTGCGAGGTCGCCAGCAGCATCCCGCCCGAGATGACGTGCCTGGTGGCTTCGGCCAGCTCCTTTGTGGAGGGACCCGGCCTGGACAGCGACTTCGGGGCGAGCGCAGGCGAGTGGCGCGACGCGCTTCATTTCAGTGCATCACATGTAAATGCTCCAGCCTCCTTGTGCCGTTTGTAA
- the hwa gene encoding protein huluwa isoform X1, which produces MSEMDAPLPGLTLLVLLLVPCLLLVLLLNCLLLGLKLLRLARGHKRESGGPEGHAGSRFSEGPSFACRSGKRIYVSASEPMLAPPVTSSLTSSAERAAACRRSVRPDGATCGGSGSLRVPSTFLAAVSTAGSHSIKPREWRRGAPVSDSDTDGGHAVPPNSPEVHAVDAGGRARLRRSSTLERLRSHFEMVSADRLHVECEVASSIPPEMTCLVASASSFVEGPGLDSDFGASAGVSLRILSADSEGLAGSALASAMEWDYYDPSYVTQNHLPKPRAHPPPVATKQYWV; this is translated from the exons ATGTCGGAAATGGACGCGCCGCTGCCGGGCCTGACGCTGCTCGTCCTGCTCCTGGTTCCGTGCCTGCTGCTCGTCCTGCTGCTCAACTGCCTGCTGCTCGGACTCAAGCTGCTCCGCTTAGCGCGGGGCCACAAGCGGGAGTCCGGGGGCCCCGAGGGCCACGCCGGCTCCCGCTTCTCCGAGGGGCCGTCGTTCGCGTGCCGGAGCGGGAAGCGGATCTACGTGTCGGCGTCGGAGCCGATGCTGGCGCCGCCCGTCACGTCGTCGCTCACGTCGTCGGCGGAGCGCGCCGCCGCCTGTCGCCGCTCCGTCCGGCCGGACGGGGCCACGTGCGGCGGCTCCGGCTCGCTGCGGGTGCCGAGCACCTTCCTGGCCGCCGTGTCCACCGCGGGGTCGCACTCCATCAAGCCCAGGGAGTGGCGGAGGGGCGCGCCCGTCAGCGACTCGGACACCGACGGCGGCCACGCGGTGCCGCCCAACTCGCCGGAGGTGCACGCCGTGGACGCCGGG GGTCGGGCGCGCCTCCGCCGGAGCAGCACGCTGGAGCGGCTGCGGAGCCACTTCGAGATGGTCTCCGCCGACCGGCTGCACGTGGAGTGCGAGGTCGCCAGCAGCATCCCGCCCGAGATGACGTGCCTGGTGGCTTCGGCCAGCTCCTTTGTGGAGGGACCCGGCCTGGACAGCGACTTCGGGGCGAGCGCAG GGGTGTCTCTGCGAATATTGTCCGCAGACAGTGAGGGTTTGGCAGGCAGCGCCCTGGCTTCAGCGATGGAGTGGGACTACTATGACCCCAGCTACGTCACACAGAACCACCTCCCCAAACCACGAGCACACCCCCCTCCAGTTGCCACCAAGCAATACTGGGTGTGA